In Aestuariibaculum lutulentum, one DNA window encodes the following:
- a CDS encoding OB-fold putative lipoprotein: MQKRYYIYILAVFLIALYFGYSYIYQDHRNIETESADFVIEASALNEAFILSPAQSELKYINKTIEVSGIITDLNQTDMTLNNSVFCQFSNSIQPPPKKNTIVKVKGRCIGFDDLLEQVKLDQCSVINN, encoded by the coding sequence ATGCAAAAAAGGTATTACATATATATACTTGCCGTTTTCCTTATTGCACTTTATTTTGGTTATAGTTATATATACCAAGATCACAGAAATATTGAAACAGAATCAGCCGATTTTGTAATTGAAGCTTCTGCGCTTAATGAGGCCTTTATACTTTCCCCTGCTCAATCAGAACTTAAATATATAAACAAAACCATTGAGGTTTCGGGTATTATAACCGACTTAAACCAAACAGACATGACATTAAACAACAGTGTATTTTGTCAGTTTAGTAATAGTATTCAACCTCCCCCAAAAAAAAATACAATTGTCAAAGTTAAAGGACGTTGTATTGGATTCGACGATTTATTAGAACAGGTAAAACTGGATCAGTGTAGTGTTATTAATAATTAA
- a CDS encoding DUF5777 family beta-barrel protein — MKHLLIFLFCIPILVYAQDDLLDEIDTDESSQYATAAFKGLKIVNFESTKLVAKGEFTFVVAHRFGSLENGIDTFFGLDDAVTRLNFIFGITDDLNVSVSRSSFQKIYEAAAKYTLIKQENNGFPLTIVGYNSILINTGLEKDNLPLLEFKHRLGYTAQVLVSRKVNTNLSLELAPTFFHDNYVTIDEQDNSQFALGFGGRYKLGKRWSLNADYGWHLNRADNSPFKNPLSIGIDLETGGHVFQMHFTNAQGMNTNTFLGQGTGDWSDGNIYFGFNLSRVF; from the coding sequence ATGAAACACCTGCTTATTTTTCTTTTTTGTATTCCTATACTAGTTTACGCTCAGGATGATTTATTAGACGAAATAGATACTGATGAATCGTCTCAATACGCCACGGCCGCTTTTAAAGGACTTAAAATTGTAAATTTTGAATCCACTAAACTGGTTGCGAAAGGCGAATTTACATTTGTAGTAGCACACCGGTTTGGAAGCTTAGAAAATGGCATCGATACCTTTTTCGGACTGGATGATGCCGTAACCCGATTAAATTTCATTTTCGGTATTACCGACGATTTAAATGTGAGCGTCTCCAGAAGTTCGTTTCAAAAAATTTATGAAGCTGCTGCAAAATACACTTTAATTAAACAGGAAAACAATGGTTTTCCACTTACAATAGTAGGATACAATTCCATATTAATAAATACAGGACTGGAGAAAGACAACCTTCCGCTTTTAGAATTTAAACATCGACTGGGATACACTGCACAAGTATTGGTATCCAGAAAAGTGAACACCAATTTATCTTTAGAACTAGCTCCTACCTTCTTTCATGATAATTACGTAACTATTGACGAACAGGATAATTCTCAATTTGCATTGGGATTTGGTGGTCGTTATAAACTAGGTAAACGCTGGTCTTTAAACGCTGATTATGGGTGGCATTTAAACCGTGCCGACAATTCTCCGTTTAAAAATCCTCTATCCATAGGTATCGATTTAGAAACCGGAGGGCATGTTTTTCAAATGCACTTCACCAATGCTCAAGGTATGAACACCAACACCTTTTTAGGACAAGGTACCGGAGATTGGAGCGATGGCAACATTTATTTCGGATTTAACCTAAGTCGTGTATTTTAA
- a CDS encoding T9SS type A sorting domain-containing protein — MKTILLLFVLTACGIHAQSIHDLNWDTSVGTSLNLTIKVGETVRWTWTDNLRHSVVSQPGSSESFDSEEFTEINHVFEYTFTVVGTNPYICGVHTQTMGGTITVEEALSDKEFSIKSITLSPNPAKDLLTLNIPNGLDLKTVSIYNILGKEINSTPYLGNKINISNLTSGMYLLKLSTSNSSITKRFFKH, encoded by the coding sequence ATGAAAACAATTCTACTCCTTTTTGTATTAACTGCTTGTGGAATACATGCACAAAGCATTCACGACCTTAACTGGGACACTTCTGTTGGTACCAGCTTGAATTTAACTATAAAAGTTGGAGAAACCGTAAGATGGACTTGGACAGATAACTTACGTCATTCCGTTGTAAGTCAACCAGGAAGCTCAGAATCTTTTGATAGCGAAGAATTTACAGAAATAAATCACGTTTTCGAGTATACCTTTACCGTCGTAGGTACTAATCCTTATATATGTGGAGTTCATACACAAACAATGGGAGGAACTATTACTGTTGAAGAAGCCTTAAGTGACAAAGAGTTTTCCATAAAAAGCATCACCTTATCGCCAAACCCTGCTAAGGATTTATTGACTTTGAACATACCAAATGGATTAGATTTAAAAACGGTTTCTATTTACAATATTCTAGGTAAAGAAATCAATAGCACACCCTATTTGGGTAATAAAATCAATATTTCTAATTTAACCTCAGGCATGTATCTATTAAAACTTAGTACATCCAATTCAAGCATAACCAAGCGCTTTTTTAAGCATTAA
- a CDS encoding acyl-CoA thioesterase yields the protein MFKTIEESQITLTQLMLPSHSNFSGKIHGGFILSLMDQIAFACASKHSRNYCVTASVNKVDFLNPIEVGELVTLKASVNFTGRTSMVIGVRVESENIQTGEKKHCNSSYFTMVAKDENGKNVPVPGIILKTKDSVRRFARSIERQEQSKHRSSKFKPSGFVIEDYIDIVKQQNAQVEL from the coding sequence ATGTTTAAAACCATAGAAGAATCTCAAATTACCTTAACCCAATTAATGCTGCCATCGCATTCTAATTTTAGTGGAAAAATACACGGTGGTTTTATTTTGAGTTTAATGGACCAAATTGCGTTTGCCTGCGCTTCAAAACACTCCAGAAATTACTGTGTAACTGCATCTGTTAATAAAGTCGATTTTTTAAACCCTATTGAAGTTGGTGAACTGGTAACCCTAAAAGCATCTGTAAACTTTACCGGTAGAACCTCTATGGTTATAGGTGTTCGCGTAGAAAGTGAAAATATTCAAACCGGAGAGAAAAAGCATTGTAACTCATCATACTTTACTATGGTTGCCAAAGACGAAAATGGTAAAAACGTACCTGTTCCTGGTATCATTCTAAAAACGAAAGACAGTGTACGCCGTTTTGCAAGAAGTATCGAACGCCAGGAACAATCGAAACACCGAAGTTCTAAATTTAAACCTTCTGGATTTGTTATTGAAGATTACATCGATATTGTTAAGCAACAAAACGCACAGGTCGAGTTGTAA
- a CDS encoding DUF4382 domain-containing protein: protein MNLKTLKTYLFIGISIISLGFFQSCNDDKNDSPSRVQLKLVDEIGDYEEVNVVITDIQYNATDSEAGWQSFAPAEAYPIEVDLTELIAGNSLLLTDQLIPAGMMKQIRLVLGDGNTLKLEGDDTLIPLDTPSAMQSGLKLNLNTVLEGGFTYTFILDWVVSESIVESGITGKYNLKPVIKVNAEVNSGSVSGTVVETIEETETVMEGVTVEIYNAEAVKITDTMTDMDGNFLFQGLEAGTYTLKITREGYNEYSAETTVLVGEVTEAGTIVLTAVTP from the coding sequence ATGAATTTAAAGACATTAAAAACCTACTTATTTATTGGCATTTCTATTATCTCATTAGGCTTTTTTCAAAGTTGTAATGATGATAAAAATGACAGCCCTTCAAGAGTTCAATTAAAATTAGTTGATGAAATTGGCGATTACGAAGAAGTCAACGTTGTAATTACAGATATTCAATATAATGCCACCGATAGCGAAGCAGGTTGGCAAAGTTTTGCCCCTGCAGAAGCATATCCTATTGAAGTTGATTTAACAGAACTTATCGCGGGCAATAGCCTTTTATTGACTGATCAATTAATTCCGGCAGGAATGATGAAACAAATCAGACTTGTTTTAGGTGATGGTAACACCCTTAAATTAGAAGGTGACGACACATTAATCCCTTTAGATACACCAAGCGCAATGCAATCTGGTTTAAAATTAAATTTAAACACTGTATTAGAAGGAGGTTTCACTTACACTTTTATTCTTGATTGGGTGGTAAGTGAATCTATTGTTGAATCAGGAATTACTGGCAAGTACAATTTAAAACCTGTAATTAAAGTCAATGCCGAAGTTAATTCTGGGTCTGTAAGTGGTACTGTAGTTGAAACCATTGAAGAGACTGAAACGGTTATGGAAGGCGTTACCGTAGAAATTTACAATGCTGAAGCTGTTAAAATTACCGACACCATGACCGATATGGATGGGAACTTCTTATTCCAGGGCCTTGAGGCAGGAACATACACATTAAAAATAACCAGAGAAGGTTACAACGAGTATAGTGCAGAAACCACTGTTTTGGTTGGTGAAGTAACTGAAGCAGGAACCATTGTACTAACCGCAGTTACCCCTTAA